One Vanessa atalanta chromosome 8, ilVanAtal1.2, whole genome shotgun sequence genomic window carries:
- the LOC125065870 gene encoding putative inorganic phosphate cotransporter, protein MDEMNQVQAHNLLGLKTQTPKRKDNALTRTLRSCCFIPQRYILGVMGLLGVCNAYTMRVCLNLAITQMVNRTKNGMEHFDPNACPNDEEIGGNATTILRPYATFDWDEKTQGLILSGFYYGYAATQVPGGYLAEKFGGKWTLGIGLLSTALFTFLTPIVIRAGGATWLFILRVLQGMGEGPTMPALMIMLARWVPPHERSFQGALVFGGAQIGNIFGSFMSGVLLSDGRDWAYVFYFFGGFGLLWFTLWSLLCYSTPNTHPYISKKELNYLNKNVTTAENSTTKDPVPWKGILRSASVWALVFAAVGHDWGYYTMVTDLPKYSHDVLKFNIATTGTLTALPYIAMWVSSFLFGFVCDLCIKKGWHTIKTGRIIHTTIAATGPAICIILASYAGCDRVAAMVYFILSMALMGGFYSGMKVNALDLAPNYAGSLTSLVNTTSTFAGIVTPYLIGLLTPDSTLVQWRVAFWVCFAVLVGTNVVYCIWADGEQQWWDDVRKFGYPQGWKHGPLIPDEPEQPESVRLSSKKATDDAF, encoded by the exons gTTGCTTTATACCACAGCGTTATATTCTGGGAGTGATGGGTCTCCTTGGTGTATGCAATGCGTATACAATGAGAGTATGTCTTAATTTAGCAATAACACAAATGGTAAATCGAACGAAGAATGGAATGGAACACTTTGACCCGAACGCCTGCCCTAATGACGAGGAAATTGGCGGAAATGCAACAACTATTCTTCGACCA TACGCAACATTTGACTGGGATGAGAAAACGCAAGGATTAATCCTGAGCGGGTTCTACTATGGATATGCGGCTACTCAAGTACCTGGAGGTTATTTGGCTGAAAAATTCGGAGGCAAATGGACCCTGGGAATCGGTCTACTTAGCACTGCTCTCTTCACATTCCTAACGCCAATCGTCATTAGAGCAGGGGGAGCTACTTGGCTCTTTATTCTACGCGTTCTTCAAGGAATGGGAGAG gGTCCAACGATGCCAGCTCTCATGATAATGTTGGCGAGATGGGTACCACCACATGAAAGGTCCTTCCAAGGCGCGTTAGTGTTTGGTGGAGCTCAAATAGGAAATATTTTCGGGTCTTTTATGTCTGGAGTTCTATTATCCGATGGTAGAGACTGGGCgtacgtattttatttctttggtGGATTCGGCCTTTTGTGGTTTACATTGTGG agtCTTCTGTGCTACAGTACACCAAATACTCATCCCTATATATCGAAAAAGGAACTGaactatttaaacaaaaatgtcacGACTGCAGAAAATAGTACAACAAAGGACCCTGTGCCTTGGAAAGGAATATTGAGATCGGCTTCAGTATGGGCGCTTGTGTTTGCCGCT GTTGGTCACGACTGGGGATACTATACAATGGTGACAGATTTACCGAAGTACTCCCACGATGTTCTCAAATTCAATATTGCAACAACGGGTACCCTCACCGCGCTACCTTATATAGCGATGTGGGTATCTTCTTTCCTCTTCGGGTTCGTTTGTGACCTTTGCATCAAGAAAGGATGGCATACGATTAAAACTGGAAGGATCATTCATACTACTATag ccGCGACTGGACCCGCAATTTGTATTATCTTAGCGTCCTACGCCGGATGCGACCGAGTCGCTGCAATGGTTTATTTCATTCTATCTATGGCTCTCATGGGAGGATTTTACAGTGGAATGAAG GTGAACGCGTTGGATCTTGCGCCGAATTATGCCGGTTCGCTCACATCGCTCGTTAATACAACATCTACCTTCGCTGGAATTGTGACACCGTACCTTATTGGGTTATTGACACCTGAC TCAACTCTGGTACAATGGCGTGTAGCATTCTGGGTGTGCTTCGCGGTACTCGTGGGAACAAACGTGGTTTATTGTATCTGGGCAGACGGTGAACAACAATGGTGGGATGACGTCCGTAAATTCGGCTATCCACAGGGCTGGAAACATGGACCCCTCATACCTGACGAGCCTGAACAGCCTGAGTCCGTGAGATTGTCTAGTAAAAAGGCTACCGATGACGCGTTTTAG
- the LOC125065914 gene encoding putative inorganic phosphate cotransporter, whose protein sequence is MEESIATREDLLISRESRTEREKHSSIISFLRSCCVIPQRYVFAIVGLIGLCNAFTMRVTLNMAITQMVKQRHFGKEHFDPDACPSDTIIFNKTAVLNPHAMFEWDEKTQGLLLSGFYYGYSSTQILGGYLAQKFGGKWVLGLGLLSTALFTFLTPIITRMGGSTWLFILRIIVGMGEGPTMPALSYMMARWIPSHERAFLSAVIFGGGQIGNIFGSIVSGMLLANGRDWAYVFYFFGGFGLFWFTLWSVLCYSEPKKHPFISVKELDYLNRTVKITNHINIRDPIPWTAIIRSPPACALLVANVGHDWGLFTIVTDLPKYTHDVLKFNIATTGLLTGLPFIAMTTCAFGFGFICDFGIKKQWHSVKTARKIYTTIAATGPAICILLASYSGCNRNAAMVYFVISMGLMGAYYSGMKVNTLDLAPNYAASLTSFIYTASTFAGIITPYLIGLLTPDSTLVQWRTAFWVCFGMLVGTNIVYCIWMDGEQIWWDDVRQFGYPPGWKHGSLTNKEEKTSQDVELIEKPLKALP, encoded by the exons atggaagAATCAATAGCGACCAGAGAAGACTTATTGATCAGTAGGGAATCAAGGACAGAACGAGAGAAACACTCGTCAATTATATCATTCTTAAGATCAT GTTGTGTGATTCCTCAACGTTACGTATTCGCGATTGTGGGATTGATCGGTTTATGCAATGCATTCACTATGCGTGTAACTTTGAACATGGCTATTACACAAATGGTCAAACAAAGACATTTTGGTAAAGAACATTTCGACCCTGATGCATGCCCAAGcgatacaataatttttaacaaaactgcTGTTCTAAACCCA CACGCTATGTTTGAGTGGGACGAAAAAACACAGGGTCTTCTTTTAAGTGGTTTCTATTATGGTTATTCTTCAACACAGATATTAGGAGGATACTTAGCACAAAAGTTCGGGGGTAAATGGGTATTAGGACTTGGTCTTCTCAGCACggcattatttacttttttgacTCCGATTATAACACGAATGGGTGGATCAACTTGGCTCTTTATTCTTCGTATTATAGTAGGAATGGGagag ggTCCAACAATGCCTGCGTTGTCTTATATGATGGCTCGGTGGATACCGTCCCATGAACGAGCATTTCTATCTGCTGTCATTTTTGGAGGGGGGCAAATCGGTAATATATTCGGTTCTATCGTATCGGGAATGTTATTAGCTAATGGCAGAGATTGGGCTTATGTGTTCTACTTCTTCGGCGGTTTTGGTCTATTTTGGTTTACACTCTGG AGCGTGCTGTGTTATAGTGAACCAAAGAAACATCCGTTTATTTCTGTCAAAGAATTAGATTATTTGAACAGAACTGTGAAGATAACAAATCATATCAATATAAGAGATCCAATACCATGGACAGCTATTATAAGATCACCACCTGCATGTGCTTTGCTTGTGGCTAAT GTGGGACACGATTGGGGTCTATTCACAATTGTAACAGATCTCCCAAAATATACGCacgatgttttaaaattcaatattgcgACCACCGGCCTTCTAACCGGCTTGCCTTTTATAGCGATGACGACTTGTGCTTTCGGTTTTGGGTTTATTTGTGACTTTGGTATCAAGAAACAATGGCATAGCGTGAAAACtgcaagaaaaatatatacaactataG CTGCGACTGGTCCAGCAATATGTATTCTTCTAGCTTCATATTCTGGTTGCAATCGCAATGCAGCTATGgtctattttgttatttccaTGGGACTTATGGGTGCTTATTACAGCGGTATGAAG gTAAATACTTTGGATTTGGCACCTAATTATGCAGCGAGTTTGACGTCCTTTATATACACAGCATCCACATTTGCCGGTATAATAACACCGTATTTGATCGGACTCTTGACTCCAGAC tcaacTTTGGTACAATGGCGAACAGCATTCTGGGTTTGCTTTGGAATGCTTGTAGGGACAAACATAGTGTACTGTATCTGGATGGATGGAGAACAGATATGGTGGGATGACGTCAGACAGTTTGGGTATCCACCAGGATGGAAACACGGTTCTCTTACTAACAAAGAGGAAAAAACATCACAAGACGTCGAATTGATTGAAAAACCATTGAAAGCCTTACCTTAA
- the LOC125065676 gene encoding putative inorganic phosphate cotransporter: MNMEELKMEKGEVLILNSDADAETVRKKDSTIIKLLRSCCVIPQRYVFAIVGLIGICNAFTMRVTLNMAITQMVKHKNNGRENLDPDACPSDGISNNTTVVTNPYAIFDWDEKTQGLLLSGFYYGYATTQIIGGYLAQKFGGKWVLGFGLLSTALFTFLTPIVTRMGGSTWLFILRIVEGMGEGPTMPGLSYMMARWIPPHERAFISAIIFGGGQIGNIFGSTMSGLLLANGRDWAYVFYFFGGFGIFWFILWSFLCYSEPNTHPFISKKELDYLNKTVTRAKNINKRDPVPWKAIIRSPPAWVLLVANVGHDWGLYTIVSDLPKYTHDVLKFNIATTGILTGLPFMAMTICASIFGIICDFSIRKKWHSVKTARKIYTTIAATGPAICIILASYSGCDRNAAIIFFIMSMGLMGAYYSGMKVNTLDMAPNYSGSLTSFINTASTFSGMITPYLIGLLTPDSTLVQWRMAFWVCFVMLVGTNIVYCIWMEVDQIWWDDVRQFGYPPGWKHGSLTSDEASNSQDAELIKKIPKEIS, translated from the exons atgaacatgGAGGAATTGAAAATGGAAAAAGGTGAAGTCTTGATCTTAAATAGCGACGCAGACGCAGAAACAGTGAGAAAAAAAGattcaacaattattaaattactaagaTCAT GTTGTGTGATTCCTCAACGTTACGTATTTGCGATTGTAGGCTTGATTGGTATATGTAATGCATTTACTATGCGTGTAACCTTAAACATGGCTATTACACAAATGgtgaaacacaaaaataacgGAAGAGAAAATTTAGATCCCGATGCATGTCCTAGTGATGGTATAAGTAACAATACAACTGTTGTTACAAATCCA TATGCTATATTTGATTGGGATGAAAAGACACAGGGTCTTCTTTTAAGTGGATTTTATTATGGTTATGCAACGACACAAATTATAGGAGGATATTTGGCCCAAAAGTTTGGGGGTAAATGGGTATTAGGATTTGGTCTACTTAGTACAGCTTTGTTTACTTTCTTAACTCCAATCGTAACGCGAATGGGTGGATCAACTTGGTTATTTATTCTTCGTATCGTAGAAGGAATGGGAGAG GGCCCAACGATGCCTGGCTTGTCGTACATGATGGCGCGTTGGATACCACCCCATGAACGAGCATTCATATCTGCTATCATTTTTGGAGGGGGGCAAATCGGTAACATCTTCGGGTCAACCATGTCGGGATTGTTATTAGCTAATGGCAGAGATTGGGCTTATGTGTTCTACTTCTTCGGCGGTTTCggtatattttggtttatacTCTGG AGTTTTCTGTGCTACAGTGAACCAAATACACATccatttatttccaaaaaggaattagattatttaaacaaaaccgTGACGAgagctaaaaatattaataaaagagatCCAGTACCGTGGAAAGCTATTATAAGATCACCGCCTGCATGGGTCTTGCTAGTAGCGAAT GTGGGACACGATTGGGGTCTGTATACTATAGTTTCAGATCTCCCAAAATATACGcatgatgttttaaaattcaatattgcgACCACTGGCATTCTAACCGGCTTACCTTTTATGGCTATGACGATATGCGCTTctatttttggtataatttgTGACTTTagcataagaaaaaaatggcATAGCGTAAAAACTGCtagaaaaatatacacaacTATAG CTGCGACTGGCCCAGCGATATGCATTATCCTAGCTTCATATTCTGGATGTGATCGAAACGCAGCTATAATCTTCTTTATTATGTCAATGGGACTTATGGGTGCATATTACAGCGGTATGAAG GTAAATACATTGGATATGGCGCCTAACTATTCAGGAAGCCTAACATCGTTTATAAATACTGCGTCCACATTTTCCGGAATGATAACGCCGTATTTGATTGGACTTTTAACGCCTGAT TCGACCTTGGTACAGTGGCGAATGGCATTTTGGGTTTGTTTTGTAATGCTTGTTGGAACAAACATCGTGTATTGCATCTGGATGGAAGTAGATCAGATATGGTGGGATGACGTCAGACAGTTTGGCTATCCACCTGGATGGAAACATGGTTCTCTTACAAGCGATGAAGCATCGAATTCTCAAGAcgctgaattaattaaaaaaataccaaaagaGATTTCTTAA
- the LOC125065915 gene encoding uncharacterized protein LOC125065915, with product MADSKESSKATKSKKGKKEVSGDSSSASSVTEENIDDESCGQIGQGVGTAAVSINRDEYLQAYRDLMFDRSQLQIKNNLLHRRLAEYYKKRKLDHVLKPLENAPHLEEKYQQKLFAFQELKEKEEIEITDIKSKLHIVQVKYADKLEHAENSFKALQTYERSTGTGLIYSKKGKPIADKTVERFLTLQRRKSEQASALCLRYIRARNAVNELDSIVRKLEMIAPGLNVAQYEQLYIDKQNYLSKIEEREDELIKNRVNCTEHNQMLAHIREKMHHTDEVIDFTECDFGDAEIELTRAREQLGEVKSKRDHLRWDLESERIKAGLLTKKDLLRDFQDATDEVVRLKEKKKLLQAQIAETSKQLREARTRMQINQSSKAESSNDSDFLL from the exons ATGGCCGACTCTAAG gaaTCATCAAAAGCAACTAAGAGTAAAAAAGGAAAGAAAGAAGTTAGCGGTGATAGCTCAAGTGCATCGAGtg taaccGAAGAAAATATTGACGATGAATCGTGCGGTCAAATTGGACAAGGCGTTGGTACAGCGGCCGTTTCTATCAACCGAGATGAATATTTGCAAGCTTATCGAGATCTTATGTTTGACCGCAGCCAATtgcaaataaagaataatttacttCACCGCCGTCTTGCTGAATATTACAA AAAGAGAAAACTTGATCACGTCTTGAAGCCTTTAGAAAACGCACCACATTTGGAGGAAAAATATCAGCAGAAATTGTTTGCATTTCAAGAATTGAAAGAAAAGGAAGAAATAGAAATTACTGAC ataaaatcaaaattacataTTGTTCAAGTTAAATATGCAGATAAACTAGAGCATGCTGAAAACAGTTTCAAGGCCCTTCAGACCTATGAACGTAGTACTGGTACAGGCCTTATTTATTCTAAGAAAGGCAAACCAATTGCAGATaag aCTGTTGAACGGTTTCTAACTTTACAAAGGCGCAAAAGCGAGCAAGCATCGGCTCTTTGCCTTCGATATATCAGAGCGAGGAACGCTGTAAATGAATTAGATTCTATTGTACGTAAATTAGAAATGATCGCTCCGGGGCTCAATGTAGCTCAATATGAACAGCTGTATATTGACaagcaaaattatttatcaaaaatagaag agCGTGAAGATGAACTTATTAAAAATCGAGTGAATTGTACTGAACATAATCAAATGCTAGCACACATAAGAGAGAAAATGCATCATACCGATGAAGTCATTGATTTTACTGAGTGTGATTTTGGAGATGCAGAAATTGAACTAACGAGGGCAAGAGAACAATTGGGTGAAGTAAAG AGCAAACGCGATCATCTTCGTTGGGACCTGGAAAGCGAGCGAATAAAAGCCGGCTTACTAACCAAAAAGGATTTGTTGCGTGATTTCCAAGACGCTACCGACGAG gttgTAAGACTTAAGGAAAAAAAGAAACTGCTCCAAGCTCAAATAGCTGAAACCTCGAAGCAATTAAGAGAAGCCAGAACGCGTATGCAAATAAACCAATCCTCAAAAGCTGAAAGTAGCAACGACTCAGATTTCTTACTTtga